From Gemmatimonadaceae bacterium, the proteins below share one genomic window:
- a CDS encoding glycoside hydrolase family 16 protein, producing MATFVAWFTVSACAVAAPSPSPVWHDEFDGPAGASFDRSRWVADTGGHGFGNQERQFYTTRGENIALDGEGHLVITARAEPAESGYACWYGRCLYTSTRLKTKGLFAQTYGRFEARIRVPRGQGLWPAFWMLGADIDSVGWPRSGEIDIMEHIGREPAVAYGTLHGPGYSGAGGISRADTLSRGGYADDFHVFAVAWRPGEVRWYVDGRPYHRLTPADLPAGTKWVFDHPFFLLLNVAVGGGWPGDPDTSTTFPQQMVVDYVRAYRDP from the coding sequence ATGGCGACCTTCGTCGCATGGTTCACCGTTTCCGCGTGCGCCGTTGCGGCTCCATCGCCGAGCCCTGTGTGGCACGACGAATTCGACGGACCCGCGGGCGCGTCTTTTGATCGGTCGAGGTGGGTCGCTGACACGGGCGGACACGGCTTCGGCAACCAGGAGCGGCAGTTCTACACGACGCGCGGCGAGAACATCGCCCTGGACGGTGAAGGCCATCTGGTGATCACCGCCCGCGCCGAGCCGGCGGAGTCCGGGTACGCATGCTGGTACGGACGCTGTCTCTACACGTCGACGCGGCTCAAGACCAAGGGGCTGTTCGCGCAGACGTACGGCCGCTTCGAGGCGCGGATCCGCGTTCCACGCGGACAGGGACTCTGGCCCGCCTTCTGGATGCTCGGCGCGGACATCGATTCCGTCGGATGGCCCCGGAGCGGCGAGATCGATATCATGGAGCACATCGGGCGCGAGCCGGCCGTAGCGTACGGCACGTTGCACGGCCCGGGCTATTCGGGCGCTGGCGGCATCAGCCGGGCCGACACGCTGTCTCGAGGGGGCTACGCGGACGACTTCCACGTCTTCGCGGTCGCATGGCGGCCGGGCGAGGTCCGCTGGTACGTCGACGGGCGCCCCTACCATCGACTGACGCCGGCGGACCTGCCGGCGGGTACGAAGTGGGTGTTCGATCATCCTTTCTTCTTGCTGCTCAACGTCGCGGTGGGCGGAGGTTGGCCAGGGGATCCCGACACGTCGACGACGTTCCCGCAGCAAATGGTGGTGGACTATGTGCGCGCGTATCGCGATCCGTAA